The region GTATTTTCCGCTTCAgcgattttttcgatttattgcTACTGCTATTATCAGTTGTCTGCAGGCTGATTTCACAACTTTGATTCTCCGAGTTCCCACTGTATTCGGCATTAGGATCTGCTGTTTTATATTCATTGGATAAGTTTTCGTTGTTCTCATTTTCCGATATATCTGTCTGAATCATCGGTGTCACTACATTATCTTGAGCGACAGAACAAACATTAGTATTTGTAGGAGCTTTATTCGCTAAAGTTCTTTTGAAGGCTTCTTCCATTTTAGTCCATATACTCTCGAGGACTGTCAAGTTAACTCGACCGGCTAACATGcttttcataaaattaaaaaactttgctttttttctcgGCACATTGTCATGATTCGACAATGTATTAAGAATGTTCCTTTCAGCAACAGATAGGTTTTCTGAATTCTCAATGACAGCATGTACTACTGCAACCCAATCTTGTTGTTTTTGCTCTCCTTTATTTTTGCTCGGCCGGAGGACAAAGTCTTTTCCACCGTACCGCTGCGCCTCCGTTATGCATTTGGTGTGTTTGACAAACTCTTGTCCCCTATACATGGAATCATACATCATCTAGCACACAGATTATGCAAGgtatattacaaatttttcatatttctaattgtattctagtttttttgttttataaatcAGATAAATTCACCCAACTGGAACGTACCGAAAATCTTGGAAACAATCCATGCAACTGACTGAAATGGAATTTCTGCACTTGAATTGAAAGTGTTTTCCGACTTTAGGCTTCTTTATTGCCTCACCACAGTGAGTACACGTGAAAAATACCATTTTTATGGATAAGCACGTGCCGGAGAATCATGAAtgcaagtatttttttctccaatttgcTCTGTCGGGATTTGCTTCGACTGGCAACTGTTGACAGCATAAAAGTAAACTAACCTACAAGTTAAATATACCGTTTTAAAAATGAGCTATAATTGTTGGGTAAAATAAACTCAGGTCGTTGTAAATCATAGGCCTAGTGGTAGATTTACTCACTCGAATTGAGGTTAAATACTGCGTGGTAATCCAAGACGCCAAGCTTCAAGCACGAAGTGAGAGGGAAGGAGACCGAACTCCGATCCTAAAAGTGGGATCAATTTTCCAGCGATGAGTGAGCACTTCGCTGTGAAGAATAACCGAGGTGACAAGTCACGCATGCGCAGTACGATTAGCTGCGTCCTTGTATCTCTCGCATAAAGTGCGAGTGAGACAGTTTTGTTGTTGTGACAGCAAGTTCATGAGGTTATGATGCGTAATAATTTCTTGGCATAATGATAGAATCACAAATATCGCtttattatttgcaaaaaagaaacgtgaaTACGCTGCGAAGTCAGAAATCATAGGTGCGTATTTTACGAACGTCGTTTATGGAACTTTAAGCCGTAAATAGTGGAGCATTTGAATCATTCTGGACGTTCTTACAGATATGGAGCAAGTacttaatgaatttaattacacgtatttgaagaaaaagcTATGTGTAAGTATTTTACCAGCACCAAGTTGGGGTTTTACACGAGGAGATGGCACATTTTTTGGTCTACAAAAGATTGAAAAGGATTGCTGTTTTACCAGATATGCACGTTGAAATATACATAGACAATAAAATTTGGCCGCTCTGAGAATGTATTATCCTTGTTAATATGGATCAGTTTATTGTTCTTCTGAACAACGTAGATAAAATGCCTTTGCCAGATCATTAGGATATTGAACAACCATTTGTTACACTCATGCTTTAAATGTAAACAATTTATCAATCATGTTCAAtacgaaaattgtaaatggTAAATAGGAGAATCAGGATATATACAAGTTTTACATAATAGAAATTATCAGCTACAGTGATGAGAATTAGGAGATAAGGTTAGGATGTAGAATATAAGGATTCACAAAttagatatatacataaaaacgATATTTCTTGCTTGTTGTtggcaatttcaatttattgtacaATCTGGTAATAAACATAAACAGAagtataattttgttttaccaTCACTCTATGATCACGTTACGTACCGAGGGAGCTTTAAACAACGTgtgattgttatttttgtctttataTTTGGTTTTGCACTGCGGTACACGACACGCTGACATCTTACCGTAAAAACTAACCTCACTGTCATAACAAAACTATCTCACTCGCACTTTACGCGAGAGAGATAAGGACGCAGGTAAGTCGTACGAGTCGTACTGCGCATGCGTGACTCGTCATCTCCGTTATTCTTCGCAGCGAACTGCTCACTTTTTTATCGCTGGAAAATTGATCCCACTTTTGGGATGCGGCCTCGGCAGAGTTCGGTCTCCTTCTCTCTTATTTCGTGTTCGGAATACACCCTGCATTGAATGTTGTCCCGCGGTCATCAGCGACATCAGCAGAGATCAGCCTGCTCGTGAGTTAACGATCCCGCGTCGTCCACGTGCTTTgagtcaattttgaaattcattgacGCTGGAAGTGGTGTCTGCATAAAAGTAGCATTTACTCTTTCTGTTTAAAAACCATTGTTCTGATATGGGGGTAAGTCAAGtgaattcaaatatatatttgcACTATACAAGTCTTCTTCACCCGATTGCACAAGGTGACATAACCTAATGGTGCAACGCGCCATACTACACATCTGCTCATTgcatcaaaaattatataccgTATTATGGATTCCCGGAAATTCACACTTTCGGCACTTGTAGAGAATTGTGATTTCTCACATTTTAGCTTGTTCTCACGTAAATGTTCTTAAAATCAACAGTAATAACTATATTTATGTCTAAGTTAGCTTGAGATGAATTAAAACGTATTTTCCAGAGGTCTTAGAATAGTAAACAAAACCGATTCGTCGTAGTACGAGTGCGCGGTATTGAAAATTAGGTACCGATTTTCATTACGGGTTTCGTATTCGGTAGTTTGGGTTAAtcgaaatatcgaaatgtCGGTAGACTTTAATCTACAAATATCGTCGGGAAAAAGATTAAGAAAAATCTGTATTAAACTGTACTAAATAACTTTAGGTTATCAGAAACTTCGGTATTCCCGTACCGATACATTTCGAGGAAGGAGATACTGAAATACCGTGCACCCCTACTCCACAGTGTTAGAACAAACTGCGAcacatattttgaatttttatttgctaCGTTACCCTTACTGTTTGATACAAACCTTTCGCACCGTAACATCCATACTTAACAACAGCTCTTTTTGCAATCTGGATCCCAGTGGTCAGAGAATTTGCAGCATTTAATAAGtttgaagttagtaacattaTTATAAGAATGCATattgaggaaaaatcgttacttcacACCTTTAGGATTGTTTCAAACTTAGCAaaacataatttaaaaaaatatactcatGTATTGAAAAGCTCGTTGAAAGTTGTTTTAAAATTGGacaatgatgattttttccctgatttttcattacattaatATTAGTAACTTTAGTTCCATAACATTTTAGTGCTTTTATTAATATGCATCTTCTATCATTCTTTCAAGAAAATAGCAAAGTCGAAAATCAGTAAGATAAAAAGGAACAATCAGACAAGGACTAAACTTTCTAAGCAGGGAAAATTGAAGAGCCGTAGAAACCGTAAAACTCAAAAACAGTTGCAACAGCCACCTACAACACTAGTgtcaaaaaatgttgaaacagaAGATGAGAGTGATCATGGTGAAGATATGCTTGGAATGGTTGAAAAAGATGActtggaatttttgaaaaaagctgTATCTAACCAGAGTTACAATCTTCTCAACCAAATTAGATTAAACCAGTATGTAATTAATCCAAATTCATGTCCTTATATACAATCTTGTGATAAAAACTTGGGTCAGTATTATGgagtattaaaaataaaacgcaaTCTCCGTTGGGGATTGAATGGAAAGAAATTCctgctaacaaaatttctataatGGAGAAAGATCTGGGGTGATTTCAACATCACCTATTCAGTCAGAAAATTGAAACCATATTGATGTCAGATGATTCATTTTCTCTTTAACAGTCTGTAATTACAATATACTACCATCTTGacattttgttaaatttaatcttaaTTCATCTCAAAATATATCC is a window of Neodiprion fabricii isolate iyNeoFabr1 chromosome 6, iyNeoFabr1.1, whole genome shotgun sequence DNA encoding:
- the LOC124184566 gene encoding uncharacterized protein C16C10.8, producing MVFFTCTHCGEAIKKPKVGKHFQFKCRNSISVSCMDCFQDFRGQEFVKHTKCITEAQRYGGKDFVLRPSKNKGEQKQQDWVAVVHAVIENSENLSVAERNILNTLSNHDNVPRKKAKFFNFMKSMLAGRVNLTVLESIWTKMEEAFKRTLANKAPTNTNVCSVAQDNVVTPMIQTDISENENNENLSNEYKTADPNAEYSGNSENQSCEISLQTTDNSSSNKSKKSLKRKIPEEMQYQKKENFHTNNRNCENFEQNLCSIGMEENCVVSKKSKKLIGDELESTNLTTAMSQKNSKNISYNNEMVVKKFNWSDAILEVLYSKKEVSLRKLRKKVLRQYQIYSKVTVLKGNAAAKFDRKINRMTQIVIEDGKVKLAK